A region from the Sutcliffiella horikoshii genome encodes:
- a CDS encoding sensor histidine kinase, with translation MKPIRKILQILSPSSLRYQLLSKMLIILSLILVVIGFFQYIVLKDFLYKNEAEQLRGTIMSVPIGALGELADPPGGRERPHFFLMENMSLSLIQEDGTYIDLLENNGLVSPKLSQAELEAIKQNIGVRNRADYHLLKDENGTEQLVLFRPALRNPKRFQNGEGAILQMGVSTAPLQQLLWKQWLTFMILSAFAIAVGIWIYFSVIKKTLGPLSNIVSSVQTINATNMAYRIPQKQGQEEIDLLSESFNDMLKRLELSFGQEREAKEQMRRFIADASHELRTPLTSVHGYLEVLLRGAAQNPNQLSMALDNMYGETKRVIKLVEELLLLAKLDQAPQLELQSTNLTELIRDMKPQLSILAGKRIVTFHLVNDVYANVNPDKIKQVILNLFQNAIQHTDAAQGRIDIRLEVKDSSIHLSVEDNGSGIEKDKLPHVFERFYRIDYSRNREYGGAGLGLSITKAIVEAHHGSVDVVSAPGEGAKFYVCLPMG, from the coding sequence ATGAAGCCTATTCGGAAAATCCTACAAATCCTATCCCCTTCCTCACTTCGGTATCAGCTTCTTTCTAAAATGCTCATCATCCTCTCTCTCATTTTAGTGGTGATCGGCTTTTTTCAATATATTGTCTTAAAGGACTTTCTTTATAAAAATGAGGCCGAGCAATTAAGAGGAACCATCATGTCTGTACCTATAGGGGCGTTGGGAGAATTAGCGGATCCTCCCGGCGGCAGAGAGCGCCCTCATTTTTTCTTAATGGAGAATATGTCTCTCTCCCTCATTCAGGAGGATGGAACATATATCGACTTATTAGAAAACAACGGATTGGTTTCACCAAAGCTTTCTCAAGCGGAATTAGAGGCAATAAAACAAAACATAGGCGTTAGGAATAGAGCAGATTATCATTTATTAAAAGATGAAAACGGCACGGAACAGCTTGTCCTATTCCGACCTGCCTTACGAAATCCAAAAAGATTTCAAAATGGAGAAGGTGCGATACTACAAATGGGAGTCAGCACCGCTCCCTTGCAGCAGTTATTATGGAAACAATGGCTAACCTTTATGATCCTATCCGCTTTTGCGATTGCAGTAGGGATCTGGATCTACTTCTCTGTTATTAAAAAGACATTGGGACCTTTATCCAACATCGTATCATCTGTTCAGACCATCAACGCTACCAACATGGCGTACCGAATTCCACAGAAACAAGGACAAGAAGAAATAGATCTGTTATCCGAATCCTTCAATGATATGCTAAAACGCCTAGAGCTATCTTTTGGACAAGAACGAGAAGCAAAGGAACAAATGAGACGTTTCATCGCGGACGCCTCCCATGAACTCAGAACCCCTCTTACATCTGTGCATGGATATCTGGAAGTATTGTTAAGAGGCGCTGCCCAAAATCCGAATCAATTGTCGATGGCACTTGATAATATGTACGGCGAAACCAAGCGGGTGATTAAGCTAGTAGAGGAATTATTACTGTTGGCTAAATTGGATCAAGCACCACAATTAGAACTGCAATCAACCAACCTAACCGAACTCATCCGCGACATGAAGCCACAGCTTAGCATTCTGGCGGGAAAAAGAATAGTTACCTTTCATTTGGTAAACGATGTGTACGCGAATGTGAACCCTGACAAAATAAAGCAAGTAATCTTAAACCTTTTTCAAAACGCCATTCAACATACAGATGCTGCGCAAGGCAGGATTGATATTCGGTTAGAGGTAAAGGATTCTTCCATTCATTTAAGCGTGGAGGATAATGGCTCCGGAATAGAAAAGGACAAACTGCCGCATGTTTTTGAGCGGTTTTATCGAATTGATTATTCCAGAAACCGTGAATATGGAGGTGCCGGGCTCGGACTCTCCATTACGAAAGCGATTGTAGAAGCACACCATGGAAGTGTGGATGTTGTTAGTGCCCCGGGGGAAGGCGCTAAATTTTATGTTTGTTTGCCAATGGGGTGA
- a CDS encoding LacI family DNA-binding transcriptional regulator, protein MKKTTIKDVAKYAEVSPATVSYVLNGVKKVSDDTKRRVLEAVEVLNYYPDFTAISLSKKKSNLIGIMLPLVEDSPASVFKNNLYYNEFVSGVESVARNRKFDTMIAGVGNPEECRNWVKKRNLDGLIFLGMFSQNLYNELKALNIPTVLIDTYEEYTNLFDNVKVNDEHGGYLATKHLIDLGHKDIGFVATNLTSSPVDTKRFEGYKKALQEAGLSLDKKLIFETKDITFDNGLKIGKKIVNYNRKLTGIVTVSDVLAIGIIKALQKQGKQVPGDYSIVGFDDLTISNYTTPSLTTVRQDIIEKGKTAGNLLLNSIESIDIEHQTVEMPVELIIRESTQKRN, encoded by the coding sequence ATGAAAAAAACAACTATTAAAGATGTAGCTAAATATGCGGAAGTATCGCCTGCAACCGTATCCTATGTACTAAACGGTGTAAAAAAAGTATCGGATGATACAAAGCGGCGAGTACTTGAAGCGGTTGAAGTTTTAAATTACTACCCTGATTTTACCGCCATTAGCTTGTCAAAGAAGAAATCCAATCTGATTGGAATAATGCTCCCGTTAGTGGAAGATTCACCGGCTTCGGTGTTTAAGAACAACTTATATTACAACGAGTTTGTTAGCGGAGTGGAGTCAGTCGCTCGAAACCGTAAGTTTGATACGATGATCGCAGGTGTTGGCAATCCTGAAGAATGTAGAAATTGGGTAAAGAAAAGAAATTTAGATGGATTGATATTCTTGGGGATGTTCTCCCAAAACTTATACAATGAATTGAAAGCGCTTAACATTCCAACTGTCCTTATTGATACTTATGAGGAATATACAAATCTATTTGATAATGTGAAAGTAAATGATGAACATGGTGGATATTTAGCAACTAAACATTTAATTGATTTGGGACACAAAGACATCGGTTTTGTCGCTACGAATCTTACATCAAGCCCTGTCGACACAAAGCGTTTTGAGGGATATAAAAAAGCATTACAAGAAGCTGGTCTGAGCTTAGATAAGAAGTTAATTTTTGAAACGAAAGATATTACATTTGATAATGGATTAAAGATTGGGAAGAAGATTGTAAACTATAATCGAAAATTAACAGGAATTGTAACGGTGTCAGATGTGTTGGCTATTGGAATTATTAAAGCTCTACAAAAGCAAGGTAAACAAGTTCCTGGTGATTATTCGATTGTCGGTTTTGATGATTTAACTATCAGTAACTATACGACGCCTAGTTTAACGACAGTCCGACAAGACATTATTGAAAAAGGAAAAACAGCCGGAAACCTACTCTTAAATTCTATTGAATCAATAGATATCGAACATCAAACGGTTGAAATGCCAGTAGAACTTATCATTAGAGAATCGACCCAGAAACGTAACTAA
- a CDS encoding sugar ABC transporter substrate-binding protein yields MMKNKLAILSSILVLMFLVACGPDRAQNSNSDTSEAGAPEELLVWTPTDQAPAVEEIVKGFTDETGIPVKVLPFAMDKQEEALSLDGPAGKGPDLFFQPGIGSLAVKGLVRPMEVDQAILDTYSEGSVEALSFEGEVYGLPAVVESLALYYNKDLVPEAPETMADLEEIAKSLTDMPNNKFGFLYPAIDFYFSFPFMAGYGAEIFGQENNVYNTSDIGIASEGAQQGGQLIQSWFEKGYIPQGITMDVVGGLFTEGDVGAIINGPWALKELQEQLGDKLGTAPLPKLENGEHPITFLGTKGWMLSEFTEYPKEATELAIYLTNEESLNYYFAETGEMPAKSSILSSEEFQNDPLLTGFATQLEHAKPFPPVPALSAVWDPMANALTFISEGDDVKETLESAKELINQEIEMSYE; encoded by the coding sequence ATGATGAAAAATAAATTGGCTATTCTATCTTCAATTTTAGTATTGATGTTCTTAGTTGCTTGTGGTCCAGACAGAGCGCAGAATAGTAATTCAGATACAAGTGAAGCAGGTGCTCCAGAGGAATTATTAGTTTGGACACCAACAGATCAAGCTCCAGCGGTTGAAGAAATAGTAAAAGGATTTACTGACGAAACAGGTATTCCCGTAAAAGTCCTTCCATTTGCGATGGATAAACAAGAAGAAGCATTGTCACTTGATGGCCCGGCTGGAAAAGGTCCTGATTTGTTCTTTCAACCAGGTATCGGAAGCTTGGCAGTGAAAGGGTTAGTTCGACCAATGGAAGTGGATCAAGCAATTCTTGATACTTATTCAGAAGGTTCAGTAGAAGCTTTAAGCTTTGAAGGAGAAGTTTATGGACTTCCTGCAGTCGTAGAATCACTTGCGCTTTACTATAACAAAGACCTTGTTCCAGAAGCACCGGAAACAATGGCAGATTTAGAAGAAATCGCGAAATCATTAACCGATATGCCAAACAATAAGTTTGGTTTCTTATATCCTGCAATAGATTTCTATTTCTCCTTTCCATTTATGGCGGGGTATGGAGCAGAGATTTTTGGTCAAGAAAACAATGTCTATAATACAAGCGATATAGGCATAGCAAGCGAAGGAGCTCAACAAGGTGGACAATTAATTCAAAGTTGGTTTGAAAAAGGGTACATCCCACAAGGAATTACAATGGATGTTGTAGGTGGCTTATTTACTGAAGGAGATGTAGGCGCAATCATTAATGGTCCTTGGGCACTTAAGGAATTACAAGAACAACTAGGAGATAAATTAGGAACGGCTCCACTACCAAAGCTTGAGAACGGGGAACATCCTATAACGTTTTTAGGAACAAAAGGCTGGATGCTTTCTGAGTTCACGGAATATCCAAAAGAGGCAACAGAATTAGCAATTTATTTAACAAATGAAGAATCTTTGAACTATTACTTTGCTGAAACAGGAGAAATGCCAGCCAAATCTTCCATCCTTAGCAGCGAGGAATTTCAAAATGATCCTTTATTAACTGGTTTTGCAACACAACTTGAGCATGCAAAGCCTTTCCCTCCAGTACCTGCACTCTCAGCAGTTTGGGATCCAATGGCTAATGCATTGACATTTATTTCAGAGGGCGATGATGTCAAAGAAACATTAGAAAGTGCAAAAGAATTAATTAATCAAGAAATAGAAATGAGCTACGAATAA
- the guaC gene encoding GMP reductase, which produces MENVFDYEDIQLVPNKCVVNSRSECDTTVTLGGRQFKLPVVPANMQTIIDEKIALYLAENNYFYIMHRFEPQKRQTFIENMHAKGLYASISVGVKEEEYSFVEELAAEGLTPEYITIDIAHGHSNAVINMIQHIKKHLPESFVIAGNVGTPEAVRELEHAGADATKVGIGPGKVCITKIKTGFGTGGWQLAALRLCAKAASKPIIADGGIRTHGDIAKSVRFGATMVMIGSLFAGHEESPGETSEVNGKLVKEYFGSASEFQKGEKKNVEGKKMFVEHKGALQDTLTEMEQDLQSSISYAGGTTLDSIRHVDYVIVKNSIFNGDKVY; this is translated from the coding sequence ATGGAAAATGTATTTGATTATGAAGATATTCAGTTAGTGCCAAATAAATGTGTCGTTAACAGCCGATCTGAGTGTGATACAACGGTAACACTTGGTGGCCGTCAATTTAAACTTCCTGTAGTGCCAGCCAATATGCAAACGATCATTGATGAAAAGATTGCCCTGTATCTTGCTGAAAATAACTATTTTTACATCATGCATCGCTTTGAGCCACAAAAGCGTCAAACATTCATCGAGAACATGCATGCAAAAGGCCTTTACGCTTCCATCAGTGTGGGAGTGAAAGAAGAAGAATATTCCTTCGTTGAGGAACTTGCAGCAGAAGGTCTTACTCCTGAATACATTACAATCGACATTGCCCATGGGCATTCCAATGCTGTCATCAATATGATTCAGCATATTAAAAAACACCTACCAGAGAGCTTCGTCATTGCTGGCAACGTTGGTACACCTGAAGCAGTGCGCGAACTCGAACATGCGGGCGCAGATGCAACTAAAGTCGGGATTGGACCTGGTAAAGTATGTATCACAAAAATTAAAACTGGTTTCGGAACTGGTGGCTGGCAGTTGGCAGCACTTCGTTTATGTGCAAAGGCAGCAAGCAAACCAATTATCGCTGACGGCGGAATCCGTACACACGGTGACATCGCGAAATCCGTACGTTTTGGTGCAACGATGGTCATGATCGGCTCCCTTTTTGCAGGCCATGAAGAATCACCAGGAGAAACGAGCGAAGTAAACGGAAAGCTAGTGAAAGAATACTTCGGCTCCGCTTCCGAATTCCAAAAAGGCGAAAAGAAAAACGTAGAAGGCAAAAAAATGTTCGTTGAGCATAAAGGTGCCTTACAAGATACATTAACTGAAATGGAACAAGACCTTCAATCTTCCATCTCTTACGCTGGTGGAACCACTTTAGACTCCATCCGTCACGTAGATTATGTGATTGTAAAGAACTCCATTTTTAATGGGGATAAGGTTTACTAA
- a CDS encoding response regulator transcription factor, whose protein sequence is MNNQEIKILLVDDEKNILQFLELGLSNEGYKVMTASDGIIAMNLLPDFKPHVVILDVMMPGLDGFEVCNMIRKTGVQTSIIMLTARDEVDNRVKGLKIGADDYIVKPFSFEELLARIQARIRNQFPDQFGEVVYGPFRIDDRRKEIEYKGKGLTLSPTEYELLKYLVLNHGMVMSKLLILDKVWGYTFQGEDNIVEVYIRSLREKLGDKQHQLIRTIRGAGYRLDLS, encoded by the coding sequence ATGAATAACCAAGAAATTAAAATACTGCTGGTCGATGATGAAAAAAATATATTACAATTCCTCGAGCTTGGCTTATCCAATGAAGGATATAAAGTAATGACAGCATCAGATGGGATTATTGCGATGAACCTGTTACCAGACTTCAAGCCGCATGTCGTCATTTTAGATGTCATGATGCCTGGGTTAGATGGATTTGAGGTCTGTAATATGATAAGAAAGACCGGTGTCCAAACCTCCATCATCATGCTGACGGCAAGAGATGAGGTCGACAATCGGGTAAAAGGGTTAAAAATTGGAGCAGACGATTATATCGTGAAGCCTTTTAGCTTTGAGGAATTATTAGCACGTATTCAAGCTCGGATCCGAAACCAGTTTCCGGACCAATTCGGTGAAGTCGTCTACGGTCCTTTTCGAATAGATGACAGACGGAAAGAGATTGAGTACAAAGGTAAAGGACTGACCCTCTCCCCGACAGAGTATGAACTATTAAAGTATCTCGTCTTAAATCACGGGATGGTCATGAGTAAGTTGTTAATACTAGATAAGGTATGGGGATATACCTTCCAAGGAGAGGATAACATCGTAGAAGTCTACATCCGTTCCTTACGGGAAAAGCTCGGTGATAAACAGCATCAACTCATTCGTACGATCAGAGGGGCTGGATATAGGTTGGATTTATCATGA